In Helianthus annuus cultivar XRQ/B chromosome 9, HanXRQr2.0-SUNRISE, whole genome shotgun sequence, the following are encoded in one genomic region:
- the LOC110880115 gene encoding trihelix transcription factor ASIL2 has protein sequence MDDAREYSPNQGYGSSSQLPKAYASDVNYNQSQAVVKYTDEEDDEEEEEQEETNVGDNGMNETALQNLDDEDDDEDDNDNRYDDDRDDDNGEDQTGRKKNEIVNMQRHPKKRKLKSLLSSYELAPRVPPPTSTPKPLFGGRNTLTDWTEHETFVLLEAWGDRYIKCGKKSLRSEEWQEVADRVSRESKMVRTDSQCRNRLDTLKKKYKKEKANLKSGKIVNSKWVYFKKMDMLLSPVGNDRNATINPSVKQNNSVVVHETRGSSGNSDYHEQDDDDDDSDLLPPKKSKPEASFKLLAESINKFSEMYEKIENNKIQQMIELEKMRMDFHRDLELQKRQILDRAQAEITKGHGDYEDNDVSAGNVSG, from the coding sequence ATGGATGATGCTCGTGAATATAGTCCAAATCAAGGCTATGGGTCGTCGTCGCAGCTCCCGAAAGCGTATGCTAGTGATGTGAATTACAATCAGTCTCAAGCCGTTGTCAAGTACACTgacgaagaagatgatgaagaagaagaagaacaagaagAAACAAACGTTGGTGATAATGGGATGAATGAAACCGCTCTGCAGAATCTGGACGACGAAGATGATGACGAGGATGATAATGATAATCGATATGACGATGACAGGGATGATGACAACGGTGAAGATCAAACTGGGAGAAAGAAAAACGAAATTGTTAACATGCAACGGCATCCCAAAAAGAGGAAGTTGAAGAGCTTGTTATCAAGTTACGAACTCGCACCTCGGGTCCCACCACCTACTTCTACACCGAAACCATTGTTTGGTGGGAGAAACACACTTACAGATTGGACCGAACATGAGACATTCGTGTTGTTAGAAGCTTGGGGAGATCGGTATATAAAATGCGGAAAAAAAAGTCTCCGATCTGAAGAATGGCAAGAAGTTGCGGACCGAGTGTCTCGGGAATCAAAGATGGTAAGAACCGATTCTCAGTGTCGGAACCGTTTGGATACGTTGAAGAAAAAGTACAAGAAGGAGAAAGCAAATTTAAAAAGCGGCAAGATTGTAAATAGTAAATGGGTGTATTTCAAGAAAATGGATATGTTATTGTCACCAGTGGGAAATGACCGAAATGCTACCATAAACCCTAGCGTTAAGCAAAATAACTCCGTTGTTGTCCATGAAACAAGGGGTAGTTCTGGTAATTCAGATTATCATGAAcaagatgatgacgatgatgattcGGATTTGCTTCCACCGAAGAAGTCAAAACCCGAAGCTTCGTTCAAATTGCTTGCGGAATCGATTAATAAATTTAGCGAGATGTATGAAAAGATCGAGAACAACAAGATACAGCAGATGATCGAGCTGGAGAAAATGCGGATGGATTTCCACAGGGATTTGGAATTGCAGAAACGGCAGATACTTGATAGAGCGCAAGCCGAGATTACAAAAGGACACGGGGATTATGAAGATAATGACGTTTCTGCTGGAAACGTTAGCGGGTGA